The following DNA comes from Chloroflexaceae bacterium.
GCGACGCCGCCCGCTCCTGGGACGTATCCGCGGATCTCATTGAACTGGCCCGCACCCCGGTGCTGGTGGTGTGCGCCGGGGCCAAGGCCATTCTCGATCTGCCTGCCACGCTGGAGTATCTGGAGACCCTGGGCGTGCCGGTCGTGGGCTATGGCGTCGCCGAGTTTCCCGCGTTCTACAGCCGGAGCAGCGGGCTGCCCCTGCCGATGCGCGCCGACCGGCCCGAGGAAGTCGCCACCCTCTGGACTGCCCAACGTTTGCATTCAGCCGTGGCCGCTCCGGGCGGGATGCTGCTATGCGTGCCGCCGCCCGATGACGTCGCGCTCCCCGCCGCCACGGTGGAGGCCGCTATCGGCCGCGCCCTGGCCCGAGCCGCGGCTGCCGGGGTGCGCGGCCCGGCGGTGACCCCCTTTCTGCTGGCCGCGGTAGCTGAAGAGACCCGCGGTGAAAGCATCGCCGTCAACGTCGCCCTGCTGCGCCAGAATGCCCGCGTCGCCGCCCAGATCGCCCGCGCTCTGGCCGTCTAGCCCTGCCTGTCTCTGCGAGCGGATGATTCTCCCCGGCCCGTGCGCAAAATTTCGGTAAAAAAACTCTTGACAAGTTATGATTTCGCAACTATACTGGGCATCGCAGCCATCGTAATGATGGCTGTTGGAACGTACCCTCAATAAAATCCGCACGCGCTTAACCCCGACCCGTTGAGTGCAAGTAAAGAAGGGCTGTGATAACGCCACTCCTGCCCATGAGGGGGAGTTGTATTCTGTCTTTTTAACTCTAGGCGAGGAGCACGGATTGATGCTCAAGCGGACAACATCCATCTGGGAACTGACTGATGCACAGGCTATGGCACAGGATCCCGAGGCGGAGCGTATTATCGAAGAACTCGAGGACCTGAGCCACGACCTTCCCGAGCAGTCCCGTGGCACTGAGCCGGCCCTCGACCCTGTACAGCATTATTTGCAGGAAATCGGTCGCGTTTCATTGCTGACGGCGAGCGAAGAGGTGGAACTGGCCGAGCGGATCGAGCGCGGCAATCTGGCCGAGGAGCGGCTGAACGACCCGGATCTGCCGCCGGAGGTGCGCCGCGCCCTGGAGCAGGATGTGCAGCTCGGTCAGGAGGCGCGCCGTCACCTGATCCAGGCCAATCTGCGCCTGGTGGTCAGCATTGCGAAGAAGTACGTCGGGCGCGGGTTGTCGCTCCTGGATCTGATCCAGGAAGGCAACATCGGCCTGATGCGCGCGGTGGAGAAGTTCGATTATCGCAAGGGTAATCGCTTCAGCACTTACGCCACCTGGTGGATCCGCCAGGCCGTGACGCGCTCGATTGCCGAGCACGGCCGGACGATCCGCCTGCCCGTG
Coding sequences within:
- a CDS encoding sigma-70 family RNA polymerase sigma factor, with protein sequence MLKRTTSIWELTDAQAMAQDPEAERIIEELEDLSHDLPEQSRGTEPALDPVQHYLQEIGRVSLLTASEEVELAERIERGNLAEERLNDPDLPPEVRRALEQDVQLGQEARRHLIQANLRLVVSIAKKYVGRGLSLLDLIQEGNIGLMRAVEKFDYRKGNRFSTYATWWIRQAVTRSIAEHGRTIRLPVHMSESVGQVKRVSERLAQSLERQPTAEEIAVALGQPVDRIQRVLEAARRPVSLETPVGDEGEHTLGDFLTDEEIPSPTEFASTQLLRRDLANALDHLNERERRIIDLRYGLVDGRRRTLEEVGRALGMTRERARQIEAEALRRLRSPDVGQHLRDYLE
- a CDS encoding pseudouridine-5'-phosphate glycosidase, with protein sequence MLRLSEEVATAVDEGRAVVALESTLISHGLPYPENLAIARALEAEVRAAGAVPATIGVVGGTPTVGLEEADLERFATRGAAVRKLSRRDLAACIAQGADGATTVAATMALAAAAGIAVFATGGIGGVHRDAARSWDVSADLIELARTPVLVVCAGAKAILDLPATLEYLETLGVPVVGYGVAEFPAFYSRSSGLPLPMRADRPEEVATLWTAQRLHSAVAAPGGMLLCVPPPDDVALPAATVEAAIGRALARAAAAGVRGPAVTPFLLAAVAEETRGESIAVNVALLRQNARVAAQIARALAV